A stretch of Eleutherodactylus coqui strain aEleCoq1 chromosome 2, aEleCoq1.hap1, whole genome shotgun sequence DNA encodes these proteins:
- the LOC136611798 gene encoding protein RIC-3-like: MVLSSSQHLLLALSLALCACFLLPRMFGGGVRVTGKQEPRRMPAAMHGRANQRSHQSPRRILEKGNHLDQIKSEMENQLKTEKTGTGRSMAFTLMPIYAVGVALFAAYKFSKMKSNEKSRLKSSKDDEKKTKETENQLLELERHLSHTEKMLNSLLTQLDPLSNSVNSLASEQKDEIMNQLQSIRQLMKKSGMDKSTFNNSVNQSCEDTLEDLIHAFKRQNPRLFEAEKDVPKLDGKDLESPAHNPVSEEPAFQPGASHCKDGSPLDEQDVALRQTFDGLRKRNVKD, encoded by the exons ATGGTGCTCTCCAGCTCCCAGCACTTGCTGCTTGCCCTGTCCCTGGCGCTGTGTGCCTGCTTCCTGCTTCCCAGGAtgtttggaggaggtgtgagggtcaCTGGCAAGCAGGAGCCCAGGAGGATGCCCGCAGCCATGCACGGCCGAG CAAACCAAAGAAGTCATCAGTCACCTAGAAGAATATTAGAAAAAGGTAATCACCTCGATCAGATAAAAAGCGAGATGGAAAACCAGCTAAAGACAGAGAAGACGGGGACGGGTCGCAGCATGGCATTTACACTTATGCCAATTTATGCTGTAGGAGTGGCACTTTTTGCTGCATACAAGTTTTCAAAA ATGAAATCAAATGAGAAGAGTAGATTAAAATCCTCCAAAGATGATGAGAAGAAAACAAAGGAAACAG AAAATCAGCTTTTGGAGTTGGAAAGACACTTGTCCCACACCGAGAAAATGCTAAACTCATTACTGACCCAACTGGATCCATTGTCCAATTC TGTTAATTCTTTGGCCTCTGAGCAGAAAGATGAAATTATGAATCAGCTACAGTCTATCAGACAGTTAATGAAGAAAAGCGGAATGGATAAATCGACTTTCAATAACTCAG TAAATCAGTCCTGTGAAGATACACTTGAGGATCTCATTCACGCATTCAAGCGTCAGAACCCAAGACTCTTTGAAGCAGAAAAGGATGTTCCAAAGCTTGATGGGAAGGATCTTGAGTCGCCCGCACATAACCCTGTCTCAGAAGAGCCAGCCTTTCAGCCAGGAGCGTCTCATTGTAAAGATGGTTCGCCGCTTGATGAGCAGGATGTAGCATTGAGACAAACATTTGATGGGTTGAGAAAACGCAATGTAAAAGACTGA